A stretch of DNA from Allomeiothermus silvanus DSM 9946:
AGCTGCTCCGCCGGATGCCCCCAGTCTCGGCTGAACCCGCGCTGATGGTCCCGTTTACCGCGCTTGCGGCGGCGCAGGAAATCCTTGCGGGCACGGGCGTGGCCTACGGGGCTCAGGATGTCTCAGCCCACCTCGAGGGCGCCTACACCGGGGAGGTCTCGGCCCGGATGCTCGAGGATCTGGGCTGCACCTACACCATCGTCGGCCACTCCGAGCGGCGGCAGTACCACGGAGAATCCGACACTTTGGTGGCGCAGAAGGCCAAGCGTTTGCTCGAGCACAGCATCACCCCCATTCTCTGCGTGGGCGAGCCCATCGCGGCACGCGAAGCGGGCAACGCGGTGGCCTACACGCTCTCCCAGCTCGAGGGCAGCCTGGAGGGAGTCGAGCCGGGCTCCCCCGATCGCTTGGTCATCGCTTACGAGCCGGTCTGGGCCATCGGGACGGGAAAGACCGCTACCCCTCAGGATGCCGAGGCTATGCACGGGGAGATCCGAAGCTGGCTAGCCGGGCGCTACAGTCCCGGGTTTGCCGAGGGGGTGCGGGTGCTCTACGGGGGCTCGGTCAAGCCGGACAATGCCGCGGCCCTTTTCCGCCAGCCCAACATCGACGGCGGGCTTGTAGGCGGGGCGAGTCTGCAACTCGACGATTACCTAAAGCTGCTCGAGGCCGCCAGGTAATACCAGATTCGGTTGATTCGTTACCGAACGGTAACTCCGCCCCGCCTTGGCGGGGCGGCCGACCGAAGTTATCCGCGTAGCGGTGGCGTAGTTTCGCCGAGCGAAGCGAGGGGTGGGCGATACCGCCCCTTGGAAGGGATACGCTTTCTTCGCCGACCGTCAGTGAAGGGCCATCGGCCCCCGGCTAGCGCCGGTACTCAAGTGAAGGGCCATCGGCCCCCGGCTAGCGCCGGTACTCAAGTGAAGGGCCATCGGCCCCCGGCTAGCGCCGGTACTCAAGTGAAGGGCCATCGGCCCCCGGCTAGCGCCGGTACTCAAGTGAAGGGCCATCGGCCCCCGGCTAGCGCCGGTACTCAAGTGAAGGGCCATCGGCCCCCGGCTAGCGCCGGTACTCAAGGGAGGGGTGTGCTCTAGGATTCAAAAAGACAGCCTCTGGAGTTTTTAGCTTTGTAAACTGTCTTTTTGAATCCGGTATAAGCGGGCTATTCGCCACCCGCGGCGTAGACTGGATATATGCCCGCTGGCCTTCACCCCCGTACCCACCTCTCCAAGGAGAGCATTTTCTCGCGTATGAGCCGCCTGGCTCAGCAGTTCGGCGCGGTAAACCTGGGTCAGGGTTTCCCCTCGAATCCGCCCCCCGCCTTTTTGCTCGAGGCCGCCCGCCGCGCAATCGGTGTGGTAGACCAATACACCCCGCCGATCGGCCTGCCCCGGTTGCGCGAAGCGCTGGCGGAGGACCTACAGGTCGCCCCCGAGAACGTAGTGGTGACGGCTGGGGCCACCGAGGCCCTGCACGCCCTGGCCGAGGCTTTGTACGGGCCAGGGGACGAGGTGGTGATGTTCGAGCCGTACTTCGACGTGTACATCCCTCAAGCCCGCCTCGCAGGAGCTACCCCGGTGCTGGTTCCGATGCGGCTCGAGGACCGCTGGCAGGTGGACCTCTCCGCGCTCGAGGCAGCCATCACACCCCGCACCAAAGCTATCTTGCTCAATAGCCCCTACAACCCCACCGGCTCGATCTTCTCGCACGAGGATCTGGAGCGCATAGTGGCCCTAGCCCGCCAGCACGACCTCTGGATTGTGAGCGACGAGGTCTACGACGAGCTGTACTTCGAGGAAGCCCCGACTCCGCTGCGCCAACTGGCTCCCGAGCGGACCTTCACGGTGGGATCGGCAGGGAAGCGGCTCGAGGCCACCGGCTACCGGGTAGGCTGGATTGTCACCCCGCCCGCTCTGGCCCCCTTGGTCGCGGGGATGCGCCAGTGGTCGAGCTTCTGCTCTGCGGCTCCGCTTCAGGCCGCGGTCGCTGAAGCGCTGCCGGTTGCCCGCAGGGAAGGTTTTTACTCCGCGCTTCGCTCGAGCTACCGCTCCCGGCGCGACTTATTGGCAAGGGGGCTCGAG
This window harbors:
- a CDS encoding pyridoxal phosphate-dependent aminotransferase, which codes for MPAGLHPRTHLSKESIFSRMSRLAQQFGAVNLGQGFPSNPPPAFLLEAARRAIGVVDQYTPPIGLPRLREALAEDLQVAPENVVVTAGATEALHALAEALYGPGDEVVMFEPYFDVYIPQARLAGATPVLVPMRLEDRWQVDLSALEAAITPRTKAILLNSPYNPTGSIFSHEDLERIVALARQHDLWIVSDEVYDELYFEEAPTPLRQLAPERTFTVGSAGKRLEATGYRVGWIVTPPALAPLVAGMRQWSSFCSAAPLQAAVAEALPVARREGFYSALRSSYRSRRDLLARGLEGMGIQVFLPQGTYFLTAKFPGIEAETLVREARVAIIPGAAFYADHPAPEGLFRLAFCKKPDEIELALERLERYISVKR
- the tpiA gene encoding triose-phosphate isomerase — encoded protein: MRRTLVAGNWKMHKTPTEAKAWFQELLRRMPPVSAEPALMVPFTALAAAQEILAGTGVAYGAQDVSAHLEGAYTGEVSARMLEDLGCTYTIVGHSERRQYHGESDTLVAQKAKRLLEHSITPILCVGEPIAAREAGNAVAYTLSQLEGSLEGVEPGSPDRLVIAYEPVWAIGTGKTATPQDAEAMHGEIRSWLAGRYSPGFAEGVRVLYGGSVKPDNAAALFRQPNIDGGLVGGASLQLDDYLKLLEAAR